One Dehalococcoidia bacterium genomic window, CGCCCGGCCCCCACCAGCCCCAGCGTGCGGGAGTTCTGGCATGCGAGATACTTTGAGGCCACCGCCGAGGCCGCGCCGGTGCGGTAGGCCGTGATGTCGGTGCCGTCCATGACGGCCAGCGGGTAGCCCGTTTCCGGGTCGCTATAGATGATGACCGCCATGACGGTAGGCAAATTCTGTGCGGGGTTGCCGGGATGGACGTTCACCCATTTCAGACCGGCGGCGCCGGGCAGCGAAGCCGGCATGGCGCGGAAGTCGCCTTTATCCACGGTCAGGTATGACTTGGGCGGCATCTGGGCCTTGCCCAGCGACCATTGCAGGAAGGCGTTTTCCACGGCGGGGATGACCTCTTTCATGTCGAGAAGCGGCAGTATTTCGCTTTTACCCAGGAACAGTGTCGGCATTAAGCATCCTCCTTCGCAGTATTGTGGGTTCCATTTGACTCTATCCCGTGGCGGATTTAATGTCAAGCACAGGTGAGAATGGATTGAAAAATTACCCCAAACATGTGCGCACCTATTCAAAACTGACAATTTTGCCTCCCTTACGTTATATATAAAGAGTGGGGCAAAAAAATCGCTCCATAATGTGAGGAGAAAAACCGTGGAACAAAAAGATTTAAAGGATTTAAAAGCTATCAAAAAACATGAAATCATGGAGAAGCCGTTACCTGAAATACTGGATGAAATATCGTCGAGCATAGAACTGGCGGAAAAGGCAGCCGCGGATGCCAGAGCCGCAGCGGATGAGGCCAAACGGGCCGGTGAAAAGGCCGCCGAGCAGGTGATGAAAAAAATCAGGAAACTATTCCTTAAGATGGTTACTGATATAACTGAAGAACTCAAGGAAGGCGAAAAGTAAGCTCACCTCGTACACCTCACCGCTTATCCAGCCTCTCCCAACCCACAAGCTTCATGTTGCGCGCCGCATCGCCCATTTGCGATGCAGCGCGGATGCGAATGCCTTTTGAACGCGTGACCATTTCAAGGAAGACTCCCGATTCGTAGTGTATGTGAGAAAGGAGGGGCGAGGCATTCCCCACCCGTGTGAGATGCCCCCCTCCAGATGCTTCGGCCCTCCTCAGGCGGACCTCCGGCATGGTTATTATCTTTATTTTTATGGTATCACCCTCACTCTTATCTCTCCCCTCAAGGGAGAGAAGAATAAATGCCCCGCTTGCCTGCGTCCCTCTTTTCACTTACAATAGCCGCAAAACTTGAGGAGTGTGACGATGACGCTTTCCGACCTCGCATTCATCCTCGGCGCTTACCTGGTGGGCTCTGTGCCGCACCTGTACCTGCTGGGACTGCTGTACGGCAAGCGCCTTAGCGGCGATTTGCACCATGAACTGTGGCGCCAGTGCGGCCGGGCTGTCTGGTTTCTAGCTGTTTTTCTGGAACTGGCAAGGGGCGTCCTGACCATTTTGATAGGACGCTGGCTGCATCTGGATATAGCCGTCATCGTGGCCGGCGGGCTGGCGGTGGTGGCGGGGCAGATGTGGCCCATCTTCCACCACTTCGACGGTGAGAAGGGCAACAGCGTGGGCGTGGCCATGGCGCTGGCCCTGACCCCGCTGCCGTTGCTGATCGCCCTCATCCCGATGCTTGGCGGTTTTTTGATACGCACCATCCCGCGTTTTCTGAATAAGGAGCAAACCATGAGCGAAAAGTTGCGCTTCGGCGGGCCGCCCAGCAACAGCTTCCCATTGGGGATGATACTGGGTTTTGCCGTATTGCCGCTGGCCGCCTGGCTTCTGGGAGAGAGCCTGGCCGTGGTTCTGGCCTACGCGCTGCTGTTTGCGCTCATCCTGCTCAGGCGCGCCACCGCCGGGCTGAGTGAGGATATCGACAAGGGCAAAAAACTTCTTCCGGTGATAGTCACTCGACTGCTGTACGACCGGGCGGACTTATAGTTCAGGATTCTGGTATTTTGTCTGTCTACACGATGTGTCATATAATATCCTGGCAAGACAACTAACGAGCGGGAGGGAATATGAAACGTTTCGGCTGGTTGATCGCCATCGGGTTGGTCCTGGTAATCATACTGGCGATAGGCCTGGGAATTGCCGGCAGCTACAACGGTCTGGTTAAAAAATCCCAGGCAGTTGATTCGCAACTGGCACAGGTCGAGACGCAATACCAGCGCCGCTTTGACCTGATACCTAACATGGTCGCCACGGTCAAGGGCTATCTGAAGCAGGAACTGGCTATTTTTGGCGAGATAACGGAGGCGCGAGCTGCCTATGGCTCCGCGCAAACGGTAGAGGAGAAATCAGCGGCTTCCATCCAGTTTGAGAATGCCCTGAGCCGTTTGCTGGTCATCGTAGAGGATAATCCTGAAATAAAATCTGACAAGGTTATGATAGGACTGATGGATGAACTGGCCGGCACCGAGAACCGCATCAGCGTGGAACGCAAGCGCTATAACGATGCCGTGCGCGATTATAACACGGCCGTAAAGAGCTTCCCCACCAACATAATCGCCGGCATCTTCAATTTTGACGAGCGCGAGTACTTTGCCAGTGTCTCCGGGGCCGACAAGCCGCCGGTCGTGGAGTTCTGATGAAGCGTTTCCTGGGGGCAGGCTTCCTGGCGCTCGTTCTGGCGCTGGCGACCGCCTGGCCTGCGCTGGCAATAACTTTCCCCAGGCCGCAGGGCTATGTCAGCGACTTTGCCAACCTGCTGCCGCCGTCCTCCCAGGCCGCGCTTGAGGCCGACCTGGCGCAGCTCGAAAAAGACACCACGGCGCAGGTAGCAGTTGTTACTATTATCAGTCTCGACGGAGAGACTATAGAAGGCTATGCCATAGGGCTGTTCGAAGTCTGGGGCATCGGTAAAAAAGACCAGGACAACGGCGTGCTTTTCATAGTCGCGCTTACCGAACGCAAGGCGCGCATAGAGGTGGGCTACGGGCTTGAGCCCGTCATCACCGACGGCCGCGCCGGTCGTATACTCGACGACAAGGTTATTCCAGAGTTCAAAAACGGCGATTATAGCGCTGGCATCCTGCAGGGCGCTGCCGCTATCGAAGACTACATCCGCGGCGGTACTCCGCCGGGCCCCCTGGAGGACAACCCGGCTCAGAATTTTGTCGGGGATAATGCCGTGTTGCTCGGGGTGCTGGGGTATATCACCGTTTACCTTATGGGTTTCATGGCCCGCAGCAAGAGCATATGGCTGGGCGGCATCTGGGGCGTCATCGTGGGAATCATCCTCGGCGTTGCCCTGGGAAGCGTTGTTGCCACGATTGTGCTTCCCATCGTGAGCGGAGCCATCGGCGCGCTGCTGGACTTCATCCTCTCGCGCAACTACAAGGCGAGAGCGAGCAGCGGCATGTCAACCGGGTGGTTTGCTTCGGGAGGCGGCTTCCGGGGTGGAGGTGGCGGTGGAGGTTCCGGCGGTTTTAGTGGAGGATCTTCCGGCGGCGGGGGCGCCAGCCGCGGATGGTGATAATCAATCCTGACGATTGCTCTTAAACCGGCTGATATATGAAACTTCCCGGACAGTCCCGGCACGCCTCAAAAAGACTGAATGATGCCGTTGCTGAGGTTCAGGACGGCCTGGGACGGAATATCGTTTTCCTCTCGCTTGAGCAATTTGGCGACCCCCTCATAAGGAGAACTGTGCGCGGCTACCACGACAGCTATAACGGAGTAGAGCGTATCTGGCTGGACTCCTCGCTGCCCTACACTGCACAGGAAGCCACCGCCGCCCACGAGCTGGCGCACGTAATGCAGCACAAAGAGCGGTATCCTCAGGCATCGAGCCTCGCAGGCGCGCGCGACCAGCCCCTCATCCCCACCCTCGAACATCTGGCCGCCAGGACAAACAACCTGGTGATGGACGAGTCCGCCGATTTATGGGCTGCGAGGCGTGGTTTTGACATGGGAAAAGCCCTCGTCAACATCGGTTTGGAGCGACTGATAGCCGGTTTAAACCATAAAGCGGTCGAAGCTGAGGCTGTGGATTGGGACGGCTACTACACGAGTCTGAAAAAGCTGGCGCAAGAGGTGACCCATGCCAGACAAATTAAACCTTTCACCATCGGGGCGGAGATAGATACCCAGGTAATGACACTGGACTACGCCGGGTTGTCTCTGCGTCTAGGGCGCTACGGCCTTTTCAAAGAACTGGACTCGCTGTGGGCAGAGCACTGGCCGGTATCCAGAAAGATGGGAAAAGAGCTAGCCGCTATAATCAGGTTGAATGGCGTAGAAAGCCGCGAAAAATGCCGGAAGGCGCTTGAGAAAATCATCGCCTTCTTAAAAATCCCGGCTCCGCTGATAATCATCCGCTAGCGGACTCCTCACGCCCGTACTATCCTTCTTCACCTTCCAGGCGACTCAGGGCTGTCTCGAATTCCGCACGCAGTCGGTCGGCTTCAGATGAGAGTGCTCCCCAGGTCTCAGTGAGTTCCTCAGCCTGTGCTTTAAGCGCCCGGTGCCTCTCAATGCTGGACACCACTTCCTGCGAATCCTTGTAGTGTTCCGGCCGGGCAAAACGTTTTTCGAGGTCTTTGACTTCGCTTTCTATGCGCGACAGCTCCGCTTCTAACTTCTCGATGCGCTTTTTGAGCGGCGTGCTTTTGGCGTAATAGTCGCTGCGAAGCTCGCCGGAAAGCGCGCGCTTCTGTCTCGAGCCGGGCGCGGGAGTCTTTTTTACGGACATGAGACAGCGCTGCGGATTCTCATCTTCCGGCGACAAAAGAGATTTGTGATACAGGTAGCTGTCGTAATCTCCCTGGTAAACCGTGATGTCACCCGCCTTCACCTCTATGATGCTGGTGGCAATCTGGCGGATGAGGGTGCGGTCGTGGGTGATGAAACACAGCGTGCCGCGGTAGGCTTCCAGGGCGTCGGTAAGCACTTCGCGCGAGGCGATATCGAGGTGGTTGGTGGGTTCGTCCATCAGCAGGAAATTGGCGGGCTGGGTAAGCATCTTGGCCAGCGCCAGGCGGGCTTTCTCGCCGCCCGAGAGGACGGATACTTCTTTGTACGCATCATCTCCGGAGAATAAAAACCCGCCCAGTATGGCCCTCAACCTCACGTCTTCGGTATCCGGCGGAGCCACCCTGCGTAGTTCGGCCACTGCTGTATTGTTCGGTTCCAAAAGCTCAAGCTGGTGCTGTGCGTAATAGGCCGTGATGACGGCGTGTCCCAGCCGGCGCTCGCCATTTTCAAAGGTGAGCATTCCGGCCAGTATTTTTAGCAGGGTGGTTTTGCCGGCGCCGTTGGGCCCGACCAGCGCTACTCTGTCTCCTCGGCGCAGCAACAGATTCAAATCTCTATAGACGGTGTTGGCGCCGTACGACTTGGACACGTGATTCAACATGATAACATCGGAGCCTGAATGGGGCGGCTCGGGGAAACTGAAGCGTATCTTTTTGGCCAGGCGCGGCACTTCGATGCGTTCCAGTTTCTCCAGTTTCCTGATGCGGCTCTGCACCTGGGTGGCCTTGGTATTCTTGGCGCGGAAGCGGTTGATGAAGCGTTCTTCCTGCTCGATTTTGATGCTCTGTCGTTTGGCTGTCGCTTCCAGCACTTCGAGCTCCATCTGCCTGGCCTCTACGTAGTTGTCATAATTGCCCGAATAGACTGAGACCCTGCCTGTTTCTATAGCCAGTACTTTGCTTACGACGCGGTTGAGAAAAGCGCGGTCATGCGAGGTTAGTAATACGGCCCCTTGATAGGTTTTTAGATATTCTTCGAACCATAGCTGGGTTTCCAGGTCGAGGTGATTGGTGGGCTCGTCGAGCAGCAGCAGGTCCGGGTTCTGCAGCAGTATCCTGGCCAGTTCGGCGCGCATCCTCCAGCCTCCGCTGAAATCTGAAAGAGGGCGTTCATAATCGGAGTCGCGGAAACCCAGCCCGCACAGGATGACGCGAGCTTCCTGCTCCACGTCGTAGCCTCCGGCGGCTTCAAAGCGGTGCTGCAAATCGCCAAGCTCGGCGAGCAGCACGGCCTGGGTTGCCCCATCCGCCCCCTCGGCCAACTCCTCCTGTACCGCCTGGATGCGGTGCCCCAGACGGTTGATGAGGCCGGCGGCTGAGGTTACCTCTTTGAGCAACGCACGGCTTGAACCCACGCTACTTTCCTGGCGCAGATAGCCCACGGTAAGCCCTTTGCGGCGGGTTATCGCGCCGCCGTCGGGGGCGAGTTCGCCGGCGATTATCTCCAGCAGCGTGCTCTTGCCGCTGCCGTTGGCGCCGAGCAAGGCCAGGCGGTCGCGCGCGCCGATATTCAAGCTGACCTGGCTGAAAAGAACGCGCTGGGCGTAGGACTTGGAAATGTTATTCAGACTGAGCATTTTGCACACGTATTATAGCTGGCGAACGTTTTATCGGGCAAAAAAGAGCAATATAAAGGGAGAGCTCCAGTTTAAGGCGCTCTCCTGATGTTGGTTCGCGGATGCCTGAGGATATCGAGGTCAAGACAACCCAGCGCATTAGAATAAGGTCCATTTATTCCGTGAAAGGCACACCCTGGAAGGAGTCACGGCTGCCGACCTCCAGGACGACATATTTGCCGGCGTCATTGGTCTGGTACACCCCGGGGGCGGTGATAGACTTGAGAATGCCCACCAGTTTCTGCATCTGCAGGGAGATGTCTTCTTTCTCCTGTTTATACGCGCTGGAAAAGAGGAAAATGCCGTTGACGCTGCGGGAGCGGGCGCACTGGTCCACCAGATTTTGATATTCCACGTTGGTTTTGAATCCCACGATAAATTTCCAGATGCCGGTGCGAAGCTGGTCGACAGCCGCCAGGCCCTGAATGGCGTCGCCCATATTATCCATGCTGACCGTTCCCTTGACCTGTATAACGCAGCGCACGGACTCCGGACTGACCACCACGATGTCCCCCGAGCTGAAAAGCGGGCCGTATTCCACGGCGTTGTAAACGATGATGTCGCATTCCTTGCTGGCGCGGCCGTCGGATGCCAGCACCACGCCCCTGCCTACCGCAAAGGATGCTGAAACGGCCTCTCTCACCGCATCGCGCACGATGGCCTCATAGTAATCGCCTATGATGCGCGGGTCCTTCAGCAGCGAGTTGATGACGTCGCGCTGCACCATCACTTTTTCCTGCACCTTGCGGTAATACTGCTCCATGCTCATATCAGGACCTCCCGTGTTTAGCCTGTTTTTCTGATTCAATCTGTTCGAGTCTGCGGTCATCCAGCCCGAAGTGGTGCGCGATCTCGTGCAGCACCACTTGGCGCACCTCACGTTCGATTTCAATATCGGAAACAAATATGGATTCTATGGCATTCTGGAATATGGTGATCTTGTCGGGAACCACCATGCTATAGCCGATGCCGCGCCCGGTCAGCGGCACACCCTCATAGAGCCCGAGGAGCGTTCCCCTTTCTGATGCTTTGCGGTTCTGCGCTCGGCTCGGAAAATCTTCCACCACAACGTCTACGTTTTCCAGCAGATTGCGGAACTGCTCCGGCAGACCGGCTACCGCCGCAGCCACCAGCACTTCAAAGCGCTTCCTATCCATCTTCCCGCTATTATAGAACAAAGCCCGTGACAATATAAGCCATCTGCAATAACAACTGGCGCTGACAAATCGATATCGCTTCGGCCTTCCGAGAGCTCAGAGATGGTCACTTTCGCGCCGTTGGTATGGTATTGCCCGGTTGCATTAAACAGGCCAGGCACAAGAGGGATATCGAGGAAAAGGTTCTGGATTATCCAGAGGTCGCAGATAAGCAAATATTTGCATCTGAGGGTTGATGGTTAAAAAGAGGCTGTGCTGTCATGGAAGCGCTTTTCGAAGATGAGACGATGGTCACCCGGGGCGTAAAAATCGCGGATACGTGACACCCTTTTGTATCCCTTTTTGAGGTAGAAACGGCGCGTGTTCAGGTAATTGGGTTTGCTGGATGTCTCTATCAGCAATAGTTTGCCCCCAGCTCTTTGAATTTCGTCTTCAGCTTTCTTGAGTAGTGCCGCGCCTATGCCCATCCCGCGTTTGTCCAGGGCTACCGCCATCCAGTAAATGTCCCATGTGGTCATGGTGAGGGGCGTCTGCCCGTAGCAGACATACCCCACGATTCTCGATGCCGATTCGGCGATTGTGATCTGGTAATCCCTGCCGGGACAGTCAAGGTAAACATCGATGACTCCTTCGGCCACGGGTATTTCGGCGGGCTCGAATTCGGGGGTGGCTTCGAGCAACGCCATGAGCCGGGGTTTGTCGGCAGCGGTCATGGAACGGAGTTGGAAGTCCACGTTACTCCCGGTCGAAAGCCAACTGCATGATGCGTTCGATGAATTGCGGGTAAGTGAGCCCGATAGCCGACGCCTGTCTTACCGCCCCGGATGTAACGGAGATATCGGGGTTGGGATTGACCTCGAGCACGCTGGCATGTCCTAGGCTATCCAGCCGCATGTCCACACGGGCATAGCCGCGGCAGCCCAGCAGCCGGTACGCAGCAGTCGATACTTCGGAAACGTGAGCCCAGAGAGCATCGTCAACTTTGGCCGGGCAAACCGGGTCGGTATGGTGGAAATAAACATCGTCGGTTAACCACTTGGCGCCGAATGTGAGCATGTTGGGAAGTCCTGGAGGCAGTGAAAAAATAATTTCCGAGATGGATAGAACAATGGGTTTGCGGATGCCCATAATGGTTGAACTAAGCTCGCGCCCGTCAAGGAATTCTTCTACCAGCGCCCTGCCGCCGTAGTGCAAGCATATTTTCTCGACCTGAACAGCGAGAGCATCCTTGTCGTTTACCACACTGTCCTGGTTGACGCCGTGACTGGCATCCTCCGCCGCCGGTTTGACAATGCAGGGATACTTCAAGTCAAACCGGCTCACATTATCCGGGCGCAGCACCTGAAACCTGGGTGTGTTCACACCCGCGGCAATGAGCAGCTCCTTGGTCTTGGCCTTATCCAGGGCCAGCGCCAGCGTGGGAGCCAGCGAGCCTGTGAACGGTTTGCCCATGGCCGCCATTATGCCGGCTACCATGGCCTCGGTCTCCGGCTGCCCGGCGAAACCCTCGAAAAGATTAAAGAATATATCCACATCCAGCCCCCCCAGAATGGAGCGGACACTGTCTATCGGGGGCACCAGGGGCACTTTGACCACGCTGTGTCCCATCTCCAGCAGGGCATCGTAAACGGCTTTAACCTCTTCCAGCACATCAGCGATGGCATCGGCCTCGCCCATCTGGCTGTAGCGGTCGGGTATGGGGTCGTTATAGATCAGGGCCACCCTAAGAGCCAAGCCCGCACCTCTCTATGGCTGACTTGAGTACAGCGCCTATCAGCGTATTATAACTCCATCCCATGGCTTCCGCCATGATAATATAGTCCCCGCTCTTGGGGTTGAGGCCGGGCAGGGGATTGACTTCCAGAAAATAGGGCGTGCCGCCCGGGGATATGCGGAAGTCCATGCGCGCCAGGTCGCGTATCCCCAGCGCCCCGAACGCCTTGAGACAGGAGTCTTGTATTCTTTCCAGTACGGATTCGTCGAACCTGGCCGGGCATTCGTACTCGACCTGATTCTGCCAGTCGCGCTTGACCTCCAGCGAGTAGACGAAATCCGGGCTTTTTTGTCTCGGTATGACGTGCATGATGCCGGTGAGGCGCGTGGGATTATTGCCCAGCAGCCCCACGGTGACCTCTTCCCCCGAAATAAACTCCTCGACCATCATGGGTTGCGCGTAGAGGGCCATCTGCTGCTTGATGAGTTCCTTGAGCGCTCGGGGGTTATCCACGCGCGAGGCGCCGCGTATGCCCTTGCTTGAACCTTCGTGCGCCGGTTTGGCAAAAGCCGGAAAGGGAAATTCCTTCCAGTTGAAGCTTTCCAGCTCGCTGATATCGTTGATGACACACCATTTGGGCGTGGCTACTCCGCAGGCAGCCATCAGCTGCTTGGTGAGCGGCTTTTCCAGGCAGACGGACAGGGTCAGTGGGTCGGAGCCGGAGTAGGGGATGCCCAGCATCTCAAGCACTGAAGGGACCTGTGCCTCGCGGCTGCGGTAGTTACCCAGCCCTTCGGCGATGTTGAACACCAGGTCTGGCCTGGCGTCCAGTATATTCTTTAAAAAAGCGGGGCCGCCGCCCAGCCTCTGGACAGTGTGTCCGTGAGAACCGATGGCGGCGGCCAGTGCTTCTACTGTTTCAGGAGAATCGTACTCTTCAAAGGCATCTTCAGGCAGCCCCTCTGCCTTTGATGCCTGCTCTTTTATATCATAGCTTAAGCCTATTTTCATCCAAAGTCCTGGTCCGCCCGCCTATGCATGGATGGCTTCATCACATACCAGCTCGCTATGTCCGGAACGCGCTTTCACGTTGCCCGGATTCCGGTAGTGAATTATCTTGCCCTGGTAGTTGCGCACGACGAACTCTTGCGGCGTGCGTTCGAGAACATAGTCGGGCCCCACGGGTATCTTGCCCCCGCCGTTAGGCAGGTCGATAACATATGTCGGAACAGCCAGGCCGGAAGTGAAGCCGCGCATGCCCTGGATGATGCCCACACCCGTTTCCACAGGGGTCCAGAAATGCTCGGTGCCGGCTACGTCATCGCACTGGAACAGGTAGTAAGGGCGGACTTTTATCTTGAGCAAACCCTGGCACAGCTTGAGCTGCGTCTCGACCGAGTCGTTGACGCCTTTGAGCAGTACCGACTGGTTATTCACCGGCACGCCGGCGCGCAGCAGCCGGTCGCAGGCTCCGGCGGCTTCGGGTGTCAGCTCGCGTGGGTGGTTGAAGTGCGTGTTAAGCCAGATAGGGCCGTATTTGGAAAGCATGTTGCACAGCTCGTCGTCAATACGCTGCGGCAGCACCACGGGCACGCGCGTGCCGATGCGGATTATCTCAACATGGCCGATGCGGCGAATGCCGGCCAGCACCGCTTCCAGGCGTTGCGTCGACAGCGTTAGCGGATCACCACCGGATATGATGACGTCGCGGACTTCCTTGTGATTTCTGATGTACTCCAGCATGGCCTCAACCTCGTCAGGTGTGCGCACCCAGCCGCCGTGGCGCCATTCGCGCTTGCGCGTGCAGTGGCGGCATAGCATGGGGCAGATATCGGTCAGCACCATGAGAACGCGGTCTGGGTAGCGGTGTACCAGCCCGGGGACCACCGAGTGTTCTTCCTCAGCCAGAGGGTCTTCCATGCCGATTGACGACATGGAAAGCTCTTCTGGAGCGGGCAGTGCCTGCCTGCGGATGGGGTCTGCGGGATCGTCAGGATTCATGAGTGACAGGTAGTAGGGCGTGATGGCGAGAGGGTATTTAATGCTCACCAGCCTTAGCTGTGAGCGTTCATGCGGGGTAAAATGGACGTATTTGGACAGTCCTTCAATCGTGGTGATGCGGTTGCGGAAATGCCACCGCCAGTCGTTCCACTGTTCCGAGGGTGTGTTGCAAAAAAGACGGCGCAGTGCCGTCGCCGCTTTAAGGGGAGGTTCTTCATCCTCTAACTGGACCGCGGTGGCAGTTGTA contains:
- a CDS encoding LemA family protein, producing the protein MKRFGWLIAIGLVLVIILAIGLGIAGSYNGLVKKSQAVDSQLAQVETQYQRRFDLIPNMVATVKGYLKQELAIFGEITEARAAYGSAQTVEEKSAASIQFENALSRLLVIVEDNPEIKSDKVMIGLMDELAGTENRISVERKRYNDAVRDYNTAVKSFPTNIIAGIFNFDEREYFASVSGADKPPVVEF
- a CDS encoding ImmA/IrrE family metallo-endopeptidase, with product MKLPGQSRHASKRLNDAVAEVQDGLGRNIVFLSLEQFGDPLIRRTVRGYHDSYNGVERIWLDSSLPYTAQEATAAHELAHVMQHKERYPQASSLAGARDQPLIPTLEHLAARTNNLVMDESADLWAARRGFDMGKALVNIGLERLIAGLNHKAVEAEAVDWDGYYTSLKKLAQEVTHARQIKPFTIGAEIDTQVMTLDYAGLSLRLGRYGLFKELDSLWAEHWPVSRKMGKELAAIIRLNGVESREKCRKALEKIIAFLKIPAPLIIIR
- a CDS encoding ABC transporter ATP-binding protein encodes the protein MLSLNNISKSYAQRVLFSQVSLNIGARDRLALLGANGSGKSTLLEIIAGELAPDGGAITRRKGLTVGYLRQESSVGSSRALLKEVTSAAGLINRLGHRIQAVQEELAEGADGATQAVLLAELGDLQHRFEAAGGYDVEQEARVILCGLGFRDSDYERPLSDFSGGWRMRAELARILLQNPDLLLLDEPTNHLDLETQLWFEEYLKTYQGAVLLTSHDRAFLNRVVSKVLAIETGRVSVYSGNYDNYVEARQMELEVLEATAKRQSIKIEQEERFINRFRAKNTKATQVQSRIRKLEKLERIEVPRLAKKIRFSFPEPPHSGSDVIMLNHVSKSYGANTVYRDLNLLLRRGDRVALVGPNGAGKTTLLKILAGMLTFENGERRLGHAVITAYYAQHQLELLEPNNTAVAELRRVAPPDTEDVRLRAILGGFLFSGDDAYKEVSVLSGGEKARLALAKMLTQPANFLLMDEPTNHLDIASREVLTDALEAYRGTLCFITHDRTLIRQIATSIIEVKAGDITVYQGDYDSYLYHKSLLSPEDENPQRCLMSVKKTPAPGSRQKRALSGELRSDYYAKSTPLKKRIEKLEAELSRIESEVKDLEKRFARPEHYKDSQEVVSSIERHRALKAQAEELTETWGALSSEADRLRAEFETALSRLEGEEG
- a CDS encoding metallopeptidase family protein, with amino-acid sequence MDRKRFEVLVAAAVAGLPEQFRNLLENVDVVVEDFPSRAQNRKASERGTLLGLYEGVPLTGRGIGYSMVVPDKITIFQNAIESIFVSDIEIEREVRQVVLHEIAHHFGLDDRRLEQIESEKQAKHGRS
- a CDS encoding N-acetyltransferase, encoding MTAADKPRLMALLEATPEFEPAEIPVAEGVIDVYLDCPGRDYQITIAESASRIVGYVCYGQTPLTMTTWDIYWMAVALDKRGMGIGAALLKKAEDEIQRAGGKLLLIETSSKPNYLNTRRFYLKKGYKRVSRIRDFYAPGDHRLIFEKRFHDSTASF
- a CDS encoding ATP-grasp domain-containing protein; its protein translation is MALRVALIYNDPIPDRYSQMGEADAIADVLEEVKAVYDALLEMGHSVVKVPLVPPIDSVRSILGGLDVDIFFNLFEGFAGQPETEAMVAGIMAAMGKPFTGSLAPTLALALDKAKTKELLIAAGVNTPRFQVLRPDNVSRFDLKYPCIVKPAAEDASHGVNQDSVVNDKDALAVQVEKICLHYGGRALVEEFLDGRELSSTIMGIRKPIVLSISEIIFSLPPGLPNMLTFGAKWLTDDVYFHHTDPVCPAKVDDALWAHVSEVSTAAYRLLGCRGYARVDMRLDSLGHASVLEVNPNPDISVTSGAVRQASAIGLTYPQFIERIMQLAFDRE
- a CDS encoding ATP-grasp domain-containing protein — encoded protein: MKIGLSYDIKEQASKAEGLPEDAFEEYDSPETVEALAAAIGSHGHTVQRLGGGPAFLKNILDARPDLVFNIAEGLGNYRSREAQVPSVLEMLGIPYSGSDPLTLSVCLEKPLTKQLMAACGVATPKWCVINDISELESFNWKEFPFPAFAKPAHEGSSKGIRGASRVDNPRALKELIKQQMALYAQPMMVEEFISGEEVTVGLLGNNPTRLTGIMHVIPRQKSPDFVYSLEVKRDWQNQVEYECPARFDESVLERIQDSCLKAFGALGIRDLARMDFRISPGGTPYFLEVNPLPGLNPKSGDYIIMAEAMGWSYNTLIGAVLKSAIERCGLGS
- a CDS encoding KamA family radical SAM protein — its product is MKAQATLIKEAKEEPPSTTATAVQLEDEEPPLKAATALRRLFCNTPSEQWNDWRWHFRNRITTIEGLSKYVHFTPHERSQLRLVSIKYPLAITPYYLSLMNPDDPADPIRRQALPAPEELSMSSIGMEDPLAEEEHSVVPGLVHRYPDRVLMVLTDICPMLCRHCTRKREWRHGGWVRTPDEVEAMLEYIRNHKEVRDVIISGGDPLTLSTQRLEAVLAGIRRIGHVEIIRIGTRVPVVLPQRIDDELCNMLSKYGPIWLNTHFNHPRELTPEAAGACDRLLRAGVPVNNQSVLLKGVNDSVETQLKLCQGLLKIKVRPYYLFQCDDVAGTEHFWTPVETGVGIIQGMRGFTSGLAVPTYVIDLPNGGGKIPVGPDYVLERTPQEFVVRNYQGKIIHYRNPGNVKARSGHSELVCDEAIHA